In Gossypium raimondii isolate GPD5lz chromosome 12, ASM2569854v1, whole genome shotgun sequence, a single window of DNA contains:
- the LOC105764410 gene encoding tobamovirus multiplication protein 3 isoform X2 translates to MEGYGADEAVIALKLKDASNWWHDINESTLWQDRIFHILAALYGLVAAVALVQLIRIQLRVPEYGWTTQKVFHFLNFLVNGVRGFVFVFRRDVQNLHPEIVQHILLDMPSLAFFTTYALLVLFWAEIYYQARAVSTDGLRPSFFTINAVVYTIQIGMWLILWWKYIPVLVVLSKVFFAGVSLFAALGFLLYGGRLFLMLQRFPVESKGRRKKLQEVGYVTTICFLCFLVRCIMMCFNAFDKAADLDVLNHPVLNLIYYLLVEILPSSLVLFILRKLPPKRGITQYHPIR, encoded by the exons ATGGAGGGTTACGGTGCGGATGAGGCGGTGATAGCTTTGAAGCTGAAAGATGCATCGAATTGGTGGCATGACATTAACGAATCTACGCTCTGGCAGGATCGGATTTTTCACATCCTCGCCGCTCTTTACGGTCTCGTCGCCGCCGTTGCTCTC GTCCAATTGATTCGGATACAATTGAGGGTTCCTGAGTATGGTTGGACCACACAGAAGGTCTTCCATTTTCTGAATTTTCTGGTGAATGGGG TTCGTGGGTTTGTATTTGTTTTCAGACGGGACGTGCAGAACTTACATCCAGAG ATTGTTCAACACATCTTGCTTGACATGCCAAGTCTAGCTTTCTTCACCACATATGCTCTTTTGGTCTTATTTTGGGCTGAGATATACTACCAG GCACGTGCTGTATCGACTGATGGACTGAGGCCAAGTTTCTTTACTATTAATGCAGTGGTTTATACTATCCAg ATTGGAATGTGGCTGATATTATGGTGGAAATATATCCCAGTTTTGGTCGTCCTCTCAAAGGTGTTCTTTGCAG GTGTATCATTGTTTGCAGCCCTTGGGTTTTTACTATATGGTGGAAG GCTTTTCTTAATGTTGCAGCGCTTTCCTGTAGAGTCCAAAGGGCGGCGTAAGAAGCTGCAAGAA GTCGGTTATGTGACCACCATTTGCTTCTTATGTTTCCTAGTCAGATGCATTATG ATGTGCTTTAATGCATTTGACAAAGCTGCTGACCTTGATGTTTTGAACCATCCAGTTCTAAACCTCATATATTACCTG TTGGTGGAGATATTACCTTCATCTCTGGTCCTTTTCATTTTGAGGAAGTTGCCACCAAAACGAGGTATTACACAGTATCATCCCATACGCTGA
- the LOC105762494 gene encoding LOW QUALITY PROTEIN: inositol oxygenase 1-like (The sequence of the model RefSeq protein was modified relative to this genomic sequence to represent the inferred CDS: substituted 2 bases at 2 genomic stop codons) — protein sequence MTILIDQPDFEAGIEERHKVAIDENELKTFDGGFVAPHINSFGHNFRDYHVESERQKGVEEFYRTNHINQTVDFVRRMRQECGKMERVEMSIWECCELLNEYVDESDPDLDEPQIQHLLQTAEAIRKDYPDEDWLHLTALIHDLGKVLLHPAFGELPQWAMVGDTFPVGCAFDESIVDHKYFQENPDNKNPAYNTKYGIYSEGCGLHNVLMSWGHDDYMYLVHFQPHFSFFIFLYKSXIXLHFRCGAYMHLINEEDIENLKWLKIFNKFDLYSKSKVHIRVEKVKPYYLYLINKYFPAKLKWQCGS from the exons ATGACTATTCTCATTGACCAGCCTGATTTTG AAGCTGGGATTGAGGAGAGGCATAAGGTTGCTATTGATGAGAATGAATTAAAAACTTTTGATGGGGGATTTGTGGCTCCACATATCAACTCTTTTGGCCACAATTTCAG AGATTATCATGTGGAAAGTGAAAGGCAAAAGGGAGTTGAGGAATTCTACAGGACAAATCATATTAACCAAACTGTTGACTTT GTGAGGAGAATGAGACAGGAATGTGGAAAAATGGAGAGGGTGGAAATGAGCATATGGGAATGCTGTGAGCTTCTGAATGAATATGTTGATGAGAGTGATCCTGACTTGGATGAACCTCAAATTCAGCACTTGCTGCAAACTGCTGAAGCTATTAGAAAAGACTATCCAGATGAGGACTGGCTCCACTTGACTGCCCTTATCCATG ATCTTGGAAAAGTGCTTCTTCATCCTGCTTTTGGTGAGCTTCCTCAATGGGCTATGGTGG GAGACACGTTTCCTGTTGGATGTGCCTTTGATGAATCAATCGTTGACCATAAG TATTTCCAGGAAAATCCTGACAACAAAAATCCTGCTTATAACACTAAATATGGGATTTACTCTGAAGGTTGTGGCTTACACAATGTCTTGATGTCATGGGGGCATGATGATTACATGTACTTGGTACACTTCCAACcacatttctcttttttt atttttctttacaagagttaaatttaattacattttaggTGTGGTGCATATATGCACTTAATTAATGAAGAAGATATTGAGAATCTGAAATGGCTGAAGATATTCAA TAAATTTGATCTTTACAGCAAAAGCAAAGTTCACATACGTGTTGAGAAAGTCAAGCCATACTATTTATATCTCATCAACAAG TACTTCCCAGCCAAGCTAAAATGGCAATGTGGGAGCTGA
- the LOC128035359 gene encoding uncharacterized protein LOC128035359: MARRSHMDISSDLQPLLEYIQWYSSAGKPYLLGGQLTVVPPYMHRLGAYEPVPDIEAEPEPEPELELKPKPDPERSYTNFADGSYHPELQVNNYFPGSSGHGYHSRFDIFSPVPPQYNTSLGPYPLHYFTPLGSYPPQYNTLPHIHRITLLLLGRIHHRTTLLPTQVH, encoded by the coding sequence ATGGCGCGAAGATCTCATATGGATATTTCTTCTGATTTGCAACCATTGTTAGAGTACATACAATGGTACTCTAGTGCGGGAAAACCGTATTTACTTGGTGGACAGTTGACTGTAGTCCCTCCGTACATGCATCGACTTGGGGCATACGAGCCAGTGCCTGATATAGAGGCCGAGCCAGAGCCAGAGCCCGAGCTTGAGCTCAAGCCAAAGCCAGATCCCGAGCGGTCATATACAAATTTCGCTGATGGTTCTTATCATCCGGAGTTGCAGGTCAATAACTATTTCCCGGGCTCGTCAGGACATGGATATCATTCTAGGTTTGATATATTTAGTCCAGTCCCACCACAGTACAATACTTCTCTCGGCCCGTATCCACTACATTACTTCACTCCTCTTGGGTCGTATCCACCACAGTACAACACTCTTCCCCATATCCACCGTATTACTCTACTCCTTCTAGGTCGTATCCACCATAGAACAACACTCCTCCCGACTCAAGTTCATTGA
- the LOC105764410 gene encoding tobamovirus multiplication protein 3 isoform X1: MEGYGADEAVIALKLKDASNWWHDINESTLWQDRIFHILAALYGLVAAVALVQLIRIQLRVPEYGWTTQKVFHFLNFLVNGVRGFVFVFRRDVQNLHPEIVQHILLDMPSLAFFTTYALLVLFWAEIYYQTILKQARAVSTDGLRPSFFTINAVVYTIQIGMWLILWWKYIPVLVVLSKVFFAGVSLFAALGFLLYGGRLFLMLQRFPVESKGRRKKLQEVGYVTTICFLCFLVRCIMMCFNAFDKAADLDVLNHPVLNLIYYLLVEILPSSLVLFILRKLPPKRGITQYHPIR, translated from the exons ATGGAGGGTTACGGTGCGGATGAGGCGGTGATAGCTTTGAAGCTGAAAGATGCATCGAATTGGTGGCATGACATTAACGAATCTACGCTCTGGCAGGATCGGATTTTTCACATCCTCGCCGCTCTTTACGGTCTCGTCGCCGCCGTTGCTCTC GTCCAATTGATTCGGATACAATTGAGGGTTCCTGAGTATGGTTGGACCACACAGAAGGTCTTCCATTTTCTGAATTTTCTGGTGAATGGGG TTCGTGGGTTTGTATTTGTTTTCAGACGGGACGTGCAGAACTTACATCCAGAG ATTGTTCAACACATCTTGCTTGACATGCCAAGTCTAGCTTTCTTCACCACATATGCTCTTTTGGTCTTATTTTGGGCTGAGATATACTACCAG ACTATCCTAAAACAGGCACGTGCTGTATCGACTGATGGACTGAGGCCAAGTTTCTTTACTATTAATGCAGTGGTTTATACTATCCAg ATTGGAATGTGGCTGATATTATGGTGGAAATATATCCCAGTTTTGGTCGTCCTCTCAAAGGTGTTCTTTGCAG GTGTATCATTGTTTGCAGCCCTTGGGTTTTTACTATATGGTGGAAG GCTTTTCTTAATGTTGCAGCGCTTTCCTGTAGAGTCCAAAGGGCGGCGTAAGAAGCTGCAAGAA GTCGGTTATGTGACCACCATTTGCTTCTTATGTTTCCTAGTCAGATGCATTATG ATGTGCTTTAATGCATTTGACAAAGCTGCTGACCTTGATGTTTTGAACCATCCAGTTCTAAACCTCATATATTACCTG TTGGTGGAGATATTACCTTCATCTCTGGTCCTTTTCATTTTGAGGAAGTTGCCACCAAAACGAGGTATTACACAGTATCATCCCATACGCTGA